Proteins from a genomic interval of Neisseria arctica:
- the pdxA gene encoding 4-hydroxythreonine-4-phosphate dehydrogenase PdxA, producing the protein MSAFPVLAVTSGEPAGIGPDICLDLPAAELPCRCVVLGDIQLLKARAQALGKAVQIIEYRPDYTPAQDELEVLHVPLAAPCEAGQLNTANAAYVLQLLDRAYEGIEAGEFAAMVTAPLHKGIINDAGVPFSGHTEYLAEKSGTGQVAMMLAGGGLRVALVTTHLPLKDVSAAIDRPLVESVARILAQELRRKFGIARPNILVTGLNPHAGEGGHLGMEEIEVITPAIENLRAEGMDIHGPYPADTLFQPFMLKGADAVLAMYHDQGLPVLKYASFGKGVNITLGLPFVRTSVDHGTALTLAGSGKADSGSLIVAVDTALAMAQHSQNAV; encoded by the coding sequence ATGAGCGCATTTCCCGTTTTGGCCGTTACCAGCGGAGAACCGGCCGGTATTGGCCCGGATATCTGCTTGGATTTACCTGCTGCCGAGTTACCCTGCCGTTGCGTGGTATTGGGCGATATCCAATTGCTGAAAGCCCGGGCGCAAGCACTGGGCAAGGCTGTACAGATTATCGAATACCGTCCGGACTACACACCTGCACAAGATGAGCTGGAAGTATTGCATGTTCCCTTGGCCGCGCCTTGCGAAGCTGGGCAGCTCAATACCGCCAATGCCGCTTATGTGCTGCAATTGCTTGACCGTGCTTATGAAGGCATCGAAGCCGGCGAATTTGCCGCTATGGTTACCGCGCCGCTGCACAAAGGGATTATCAATGATGCAGGCGTGCCGTTTAGCGGTCATACCGAATACTTGGCCGAAAAAAGCGGAACAGGCCAAGTCGCCATGATGCTTGCGGGCGGCGGTTTGCGGGTGGCTTTGGTAACGACTCATCTGCCTCTGAAAGATGTTTCCGCCGCAATCGACCGCCCCTTGGTAGAATCGGTTGCACGTATTCTCGCTCAAGAATTACGCCGTAAATTCGGTATTGCCCGACCAAATATTTTGGTAACCGGTCTTAATCCCCATGCGGGAGAAGGCGGACATTTGGGCATGGAGGAAATCGAAGTCATTACGCCGGCGATTGAAAATCTGCGTGCAGAGGGTATGGATATCCATGGGCCGTATCCCGCCGATACCTTGTTCCAACCGTTTATGCTGAAAGGTGCCGATGCCGTGTTGGCGATGTATCACGATCAAGGCTTGCCGGTGTTGAAATATGCCAGCTTCGGCAAAGGTGTCAACATTACCTTAGGCTTGCCTTTTGTGAGAACCTCTGTCGACCACGGAACCGCTCTCACTTTGGCTGGTAGCGGTAAAGCTGATTCGGGCAGTCTGATTGTTGCGGTTGATACGGCTTTGGCAATGGCGCAACATTCGCAAAACGCCGTTTGA
- a CDS encoding LytR/AlgR family response regulator transcription factor, whose product MPSAIIVEDEVLASERLRVLLEECNVVLLKTFSHARPALDWLSMHEVDIVFADIGLPEIDGLEFIERIKRLAKKQPEIIFTTAYEEHALRAFELAAADYLLKPIKLARLQTALSRVSERIQEQVDDFTHFKVFSRERMVEIPWQQARYLLAEQKTVFLFTGDGQCYELPKTLVYWEELLGEKIIRIHRNALVFRHTLDCLIRLDGGDEEDTNASWAAKVLDVPEPLAVSRRQLSAIRRILRHGM is encoded by the coding sequence ATGCCGAGTGCGATAATTGTCGAAGATGAAGTGCTGGCTTCCGAACGGTTACGGGTATTACTGGAAGAATGTAATGTTGTGTTGCTGAAGACTTTCTCACATGCGCGTCCGGCATTGGACTGGCTGAGCATGCATGAAGTTGATATCGTATTTGCCGATATCGGCTTACCCGAAATCGACGGCTTGGAGTTTATCGAAAGAATTAAACGACTGGCCAAAAAGCAGCCCGAAATTATTTTTACCACCGCCTATGAAGAACATGCGTTGAGGGCTTTTGAATTGGCTGCGGCAGATTATCTGTTGAAGCCTATCAAGCTCGCACGCCTGCAAACTGCATTATCACGTGTAAGCGAGCGGATACAAGAGCAGGTGGATGATTTTACCCATTTCAAAGTATTTAGCCGTGAGCGGATGGTGGAGATTCCTTGGCAACAGGCACGATATCTGTTGGCCGAGCAGAAAACTGTATTCCTTTTTACCGGTGACGGCCAATGCTATGAATTACCTAAAACACTGGTGTATTGGGAAGAACTCTTGGGTGAGAAAATTATCCGTATCCACCGTAACGCTTTAGTGTTCCGCCATACGCTTGACTGCTTGATCAGACTGGATGGTGGTGATGAAGAGGATACCAATGCCAGTTGGGCTGCCAAAGTATTGGATGTGCCGGAGCCTTTGGCCGTTAGCCGCAGACAGCTTTCGGCAATTCGTAGAATTCTGCGTCATGGCATGTAG
- a CDS encoding ribonuclease catalytic domain-containing protein: protein MNIFYEESGQFKVAAIVQKNDSTYQVDTQHGKRTKVKANNVFVEFDTPMADFLDKAQAEAVEIDTDLLWEVCGEEEFSAEEIATEYFGRRPGKIELAATLIALYAAPMYFYKKAKGVFKAAPEETLKQALAAIERKKQQEAQVEAWVETLQQGGLPDEIAADLRTILHAPDKQALTYKAFAKAADNLKLSPLALARRNGGVASIPQYLRDGFEMKYFLRGTGFADIPVPPLAELPQADVAAFSIDDESTTEIDDAISLTDLGNGGKRVGIHIAAPGLAVARGSEMEKTILNRLSTVYFPGDKITMLPENWITAFSLDAGAHRPAVSIYFDVDAEFNLSEPECRIEAVYIAENLRIQAIEPHFNAQNGLEAGSSPAFAHHNDLIWLYQFAVALQKARGKYDPNRAPQYDYSIDLADDGTVSVSRRERGSPIDTLVSEMMILANSTWAQMLDSAGLPGLFRVQPAGKVRMSTQSEPHIGMGVQHYGWFTSPLRRAADYINQKQLTSLILPETEPLFRNNDAELFAALRDFDTAYAAYADFQRQMESYWSLVYLEQQNLKELTATLLKDDLVRIEGLPMVARATGIPFDALPKSQMKLAVAEVDSDKQFVALNYLKAVAPVVV from the coding sequence ATGAATATTTTCTATGAAGAATCCGGCCAATTCAAAGTGGCCGCCATCGTACAAAAAAACGACTCAACCTATCAAGTAGATACACAGCACGGCAAACGTACCAAAGTTAAGGCAAACAACGTATTTGTCGAATTTGATACGCCTATGGCCGATTTTTTGGATAAAGCCCAAGCCGAAGCGGTCGAAATCGATACGGATTTACTCTGGGAAGTATGCGGCGAAGAAGAGTTTTCCGCCGAAGAGATCGCTACCGAATATTTTGGCCGCCGGCCTGGTAAAATCGAATTGGCCGCTACGCTTATCGCCCTTTATGCGGCGCCCATGTATTTCTACAAAAAGGCCAAAGGTGTTTTCAAAGCCGCACCGGAAGAAACCCTCAAGCAGGCATTGGCCGCCATCGAACGCAAAAAGCAGCAGGAAGCACAGGTAGAAGCTTGGGTAGAAACATTGCAGCAAGGCGGTTTGCCCGATGAAATAGCTGCCGACTTACGCACGATTCTCCATGCGCCCGACAAGCAGGCACTTACTTACAAAGCCTTTGCCAAGGCAGCTGATAATCTCAAACTTTCTCCGCTGGCATTGGCACGCCGTAACGGCGGAGTTGCCTCAATACCGCAATATTTGCGCGACGGCTTTGAAATGAAATATTTTCTACGTGGTACAGGCTTTGCCGATATTCCTGTTCCGCCGCTTGCAGAACTTCCGCAAGCAGACGTTGCCGCCTTTTCCATTGATGATGAGAGCACGACTGAAATAGACGACGCAATCAGCCTGACCGATTTAGGCAACGGCGGAAAAAGGGTAGGCATACATATTGCCGCTCCCGGTTTGGCAGTAGCGCGCGGCAGTGAAATGGAAAAAACCATTTTAAACCGTTTGAGTACGGTTTATTTCCCGGGCGACAAAATCACGATGTTGCCCGAAAACTGGATTACCGCCTTCAGCTTGGATGCCGGCGCGCACCGCCCGGCCGTCAGCATTTATTTTGATGTGGATGCCGAATTTAATCTGAGCGAACCCGAATGTAGAATCGAAGCCGTTTATATTGCCGAAAACTTGCGTATCCAAGCCATCGAGCCTCATTTCAACGCTCAAAACGGCTTAGAGGCCGGCAGTTCTCCTGCGTTTGCCCACCACAACGATTTGATCTGGTTGTATCAATTTGCCGTCGCCCTTCAAAAAGCACGCGGAAAATACGACCCCAACCGTGCTCCGCAATACGATTACAGCATTGATTTGGCAGACGACGGCACGGTATCAGTAAGCCGCCGCGAGCGCGGTTCGCCGATTGATACTTTGGTGAGCGAAATGATGATTTTGGCCAACAGTACGTGGGCGCAGATGCTGGATAGTGCCGGATTGCCCGGCTTATTCCGCGTACAGCCTGCGGGCAAAGTACGCATGAGTACCCAATCTGAACCGCATATCGGAATGGGCGTACAGCATTACGGCTGGTTTACCTCTCCCTTGCGCCGTGCCGCCGACTATATCAATCAAAAGCAGCTGACCAGCTTGATTCTGCCTGAAACCGAACCGCTTTTCCGTAATAATGATGCAGAGCTTTTTGCCGCTTTGCGCGACTTCGATACCGCCTATGCTGCTTATGCTGATTTCCAACGTCAGATGGAAAGCTACTGGAGTTTGGTGTATTTGGAACAGCAGAATCTTAAAGAGCTAACGGCAACTTTGTTGAAAGATGACTTGGTGCGTATCGAGGGATTGCCGATGGTAGCCCGTGCCACAGGTATTCCTTTTGACGCGCTGCCTAAATCGCAAATGAAGCTGGCGGTTGCCGAAGTGGATTCAGACAAACAGTTTGTCGCTTTAAACTATCTGAAAGCTGTTGCGCCGGTTGTGGTTTAA
- the rsmG gene encoding 16S rRNA (guanine(527)-N(7))-methyltransferase RsmG has protein sequence MDNKQKLQQGLQEMGLNLTTAQQLLLLEYVALLKKWNKTYNLTALRDENTMISHHILDSLTLLRYVEKAETLMDVGSGGGMPGIPTAICRPDLQITLLDSNTKKTTFLQQAVIELGLNNVTVASGRVEAMHDKKVDVVTSRAFAELADFISLTKHLLNEKGYWAAMKGVYPYEELAHVPESVEVVKVEKLNVPLLKADRHMVVMQPVR, from the coding sequence ATGGACAATAAACAAAAATTACAACAAGGCTTGCAGGAAATGGGGTTGAACCTCACGACTGCCCAGCAATTGTTGCTGCTTGAATATGTCGCACTTTTGAAAAAATGGAATAAAACCTACAACCTCACCGCACTGCGTGATGAAAACACCATGATCAGCCACCACATTCTCGACAGCCTCACGCTGCTGCGGTATGTGGAAAAAGCCGAAACTTTGATGGATGTCGGCTCAGGCGGCGGTATGCCCGGTATCCCGACGGCCATTTGCCGCCCTGATTTGCAGATTACCCTGTTGGATTCCAACACTAAAAAAACCACTTTTCTGCAACAAGCCGTGATTGAATTGGGTTTGAACAATGTAACCGTAGCCAGCGGCCGCGTAGAGGCCATGCATGATAAAAAAGTCGATGTGGTAACCAGCCGTGCTTTTGCAGAGTTGGCCGATTTCATTTCATTGACCAAGCATCTTTTGAACGAGAAGGGGTATTGGGCGGCCATGAAAGGCGTTTACCCTTATGAAGAGTTGGCGCATGTACCCGAAAGCGTCGAAGTGGTGAAAGTAGAGAAATTGAATGTTCCCCTGCTCAAAGCCGACCGCCATATGGTCGTTATGCAGCCCGTACGTTAA
- a CDS encoding Spy/CpxP family protein refolding chaperone — protein MKKVTVVSGAVLMGLALAACSSDKPQREGFKHEQGMHHFGKEAKRGDMMRGLRDLNLTDEQKAQIKKIIEQNRPQHTQPDQAQRSEFQNQMAQRRAAENSLITSPTFDEAAARELISRHSQQHTERMQRQSEIELQKLKTRHAIMQVLTPEQRQQWLEKQEKMREGRKPR, from the coding sequence ATGAAAAAAGTAACCGTTGTTTCAGGTGCCGTATTAATGGGCTTGGCTTTGGCTGCCTGCTCTTCCGACAAACCGCAACGAGAAGGTTTCAAACACGAGCAAGGCATGCACCATTTCGGTAAAGAAGCGAAGCGTGGTGATATGATGCGTGGCTTGCGTGATTTGAATCTGACTGATGAGCAAAAAGCCCAAATCAAAAAGATCATCGAGCAAAATCGCCCGCAGCATACACAGCCTGATCAAGCCCAACGCTCAGAGTTCCAAAATCAAATGGCCCAACGCCGGGCTGCCGAAAACAGCTTGATTACCAGCCCTACTTTCGATGAGGCGGCCGCCCGCGAATTGATTAGCCGGCACAGCCAACAGCATACCGAGCGTATGCAGCGCCAAAGCGAGATAGAATTGCAAAAACTCAAAACCCGTCACGCGATCATGCAAGTGTTAACTCCCGAGCAACGTCAACAATGGCTGGAAAAGCAAGAAAAAATGCGAGAAGGCCGTAAGCCGCGCTAA
- the murJ gene encoding murein biosynthesis integral membrane protein MurJ produces MNLLGALARVGSLTMVSRILGFVRDTIIARAFGAGMATDAFFVAFKLPNLLRRVFAEGAFSQAFVPILAEYKQTRSEEATRAFIQHVAGMLSFILVIVTAIGILAAPWVIYASAPGFRTNPDKFALSVDLLRVTFPYIFLISLSSFVGSVLNTYHKFSIPAFTPTFLNISFIVFALWFAPYFDPPVMALAWAVFVGGVLQLVFQLPWLFKLGFLKMPKLDFKDAAVNRVMKQMAPAMLGVSVAQISLVINTIFASFLQSGSVSWMYYADRLMELPTGVLGVALGTILLPTLSKHVASDNTKEFSALLDWGLRLCMLLAMPAAVALAVLAFPLVATLFMYREFTLNDAVMTQNALIAYSFGLLGMIVVKVLAPGFYARQNIKTPVKVAIFTLVVTQLMNLAFIGPLKHVGLALAIGLGACLNAALLYVLLRKQGLYQPGAGWAVFLVKLLTALAIMGSGLWAAQTYLPFQWVGAHGMQKMIQLGALVVLGMALYFGALFAFGFRPRHFKRSEMQ; encoded by the coding sequence ATGAATCTACTTGGTGCGCTGGCGAGAGTCGGCAGTTTGACTATGGTGTCGCGGATTTTGGGTTTTGTACGCGATACGATTATTGCCCGGGCGTTTGGTGCGGGCATGGCGACGGATGCTTTTTTTGTGGCGTTCAAATTGCCTAATCTGTTGCGTCGTGTATTTGCCGAAGGGGCGTTTTCACAGGCTTTTGTGCCGATTTTGGCCGAATATAAGCAAACCCGTTCCGAAGAGGCGACAAGGGCGTTCATACAGCATGTGGCGGGTATGCTGTCGTTTATTTTGGTGATTGTGACGGCTATCGGTATTCTGGCGGCACCTTGGGTAATTTATGCGTCTGCACCGGGTTTCCGTACAAACCCCGATAAGTTTGCTTTGTCGGTTGATCTGTTGCGCGTTACTTTCCCTTATATTTTCTTGATTTCTCTGTCGTCTTTTGTAGGGTCGGTATTGAATACTTATCATAAGTTCAGTATTCCTGCCTTTACGCCTACTTTTTTAAATATCTCTTTTATCGTATTTGCCCTGTGGTTTGCGCCGTATTTCGACCCGCCCGTGATGGCTCTGGCGTGGGCGGTATTTGTCGGCGGCGTGTTGCAGCTGGTGTTTCAACTGCCGTGGCTGTTCAAACTCGGTTTTTTGAAAATGCCCAAGCTGGATTTTAAAGATGCGGCGGTAAACCGCGTGATGAAACAGATGGCGCCGGCAATGCTGGGTGTGAGTGTGGCACAGATTTCTTTGGTGATTAACACTATTTTCGCTTCGTTTTTACAGTCGGGCAGCGTGTCATGGATGTATTATGCCGACCGTCTGATGGAGTTGCCGACCGGCGTGTTGGGCGTGGCTTTGGGTACGATTCTGCTGCCGACTTTATCCAAACACGTAGCCAGTGATAATACGAAAGAATTTTCGGCATTGCTCGATTGGGGTTTGCGGTTGTGTATGCTGTTGGCGATGCCGGCGGCTGTGGCCTTGGCGGTATTGGCGTTTCCGTTGGTGGCGACTTTGTTTATGTATCGTGAATTTACGCTCAATGATGCGGTGATGACGCAAAATGCGCTGATTGCTTATTCTTTCGGCTTGCTGGGTATGATTGTCGTGAAAGTATTGGCTCCGGGTTTCTATGCGCGCCAAAACATTAAAACCCCGGTAAAAGTAGCCATTTTTACTTTGGTGGTTACGCAGCTGATGAACTTGGCTTTTATCGGCCCTTTAAAACATGTCGGCCTGGCCTTGGCTATCGGTTTGGGTGCATGCTTGAATGCGGCATTATTATACGTATTGTTGCGTAAGCAAGGGTTATACCAGCCGGGAGCCGGTTGGGCAGTATTTTTGGTGAAACTACTTACTGCGCTTGCGATTATGGGTAGCGGCTTGTGGGCGGCACAAACCTACTTGCCGTTCCAGTGGGTGGGCGCACACGGTATGCAGAAGATGATACAACTTGGTGCTTTGGTTGTGTTGGGGATGGCGCTGTATTTCGGAGCCCTGTTTGCTTTCGGTTTTAGACCGCGCCATTTCAAACGCTCGGAAATGCAGTAA
- the waaA gene encoding lipid IV(A) 3-deoxy-D-manno-octulosonic acid transferase yields MLHTLYRTLWYFAPALIRRYLRRRAKKAPAYLEHWGERFGEPLANPVLHPIWIHAVSVGETRAAQPLITELRQYFPDAPLLLTQMTPTGRATAQNLFPDAQCRYLPYDKPAYVRQFLNEHRPRFGILMETEIWPNLMNTCRKENIPLFLANARLSEKSQQGYLKIRPLVASALKGLSGCYAQTAADAERLHFIGASHVHVCGNSKYDITPPLEMSHLAETFRQHIGERPVVVCASTRDHQGVDEAELLLNAWRSYKGDALLVIVPRHPERFQTAYDSAIRYGFRTQKRSEEQKVAADTQVWIGDSMGEMFAYYLAADIAFVGGSLVNTGSQNIIEPIACKLPTLFGPSTYNFTEAASGALAAGAAVQIPNAEEWRQTVSDWLAHPEKMRPYQEQAESFINKHRGASKRMAERIAEALEAV; encoded by the coding sequence ATGTTACATACCCTCTACCGTACCCTATGGTATTTCGCACCTGCGCTGATCCGCCGCTATCTCCGCCGCCGCGCAAAAAAAGCCCCGGCTTATCTGGAACATTGGGGCGAACGCTTCGGAGAGCCTCTAGCCAATCCCGTTCTTCATCCGATTTGGATTCACGCCGTATCCGTTGGTGAAACGCGGGCTGCCCAACCTTTAATCACCGAACTGCGGCAATATTTCCCCGATGCGCCCCTTTTGCTCACTCAAATGACTCCCACAGGCAGAGCTACCGCACAAAATCTGTTTCCGGATGCACAATGCCGCTACCTGCCTTACGACAAACCTGCCTATGTACGCCAATTTCTTAATGAGCACCGCCCGCGCTTCGGGATACTGATGGAAACAGAAATTTGGCCGAATCTGATGAATACTTGCCGTAAAGAGAATATTCCGCTATTTCTCGCCAATGCGCGTTTGTCGGAAAAATCCCAACAAGGCTATTTGAAAATACGTCCTTTAGTTGCCTCGGCTCTCAAAGGATTGAGCGGCTGCTATGCACAAACCGCCGCAGATGCCGAACGCTTACACTTTATCGGCGCCTCCCACGTCCATGTATGCGGCAACAGCAAATACGATATTACCCCGCCCTTGGAAATGTCTCATTTGGCCGAAACTTTCCGCCAACACATCGGCGAGCGACCTGTAGTGGTATGTGCCAGCACCCGCGACCATCAAGGCGTAGACGAGGCCGAGCTGCTTCTCAATGCCTGGCGTTCCTATAAAGGCGATGCATTATTGGTTATCGTGCCCCGCCACCCCGAGCGTTTTCAGACGGCCTATGATTCGGCAATACGATATGGCTTCCGAACCCAAAAACGTAGTGAGGAGCAAAAGGTTGCAGCAGATACTCAAGTATGGATCGGCGACAGCATGGGGGAGATGTTTGCTTATTATTTAGCGGCGGATATTGCTTTTGTGGGCGGCAGCCTTGTCAACACCGGCAGCCAGAACATAATCGAACCGATTGCCTGCAAATTACCTACCTTGTTCGGCCCTTCAACCTACAATTTCACCGAAGCGGCTTCGGGCGCATTAGCAGCCGGTGCGGCCGTACAAATCCCTAATGCGGAAGAATGGCGGCAAACCGTATCCGACTGGCTTGCCCATCCCGAAAAAATGCGCCCATATCAAGAACAAGCCGAAAGCTTTATCAATAAGCACCGCGGTGCCAGCAAACGAATGGCGGAAAGGATTGCCGAAGCTTTGGAAGCGGTTTGA
- a CDS encoding ABC transporter permease yields the protein MTLPRLSATFLIALLPVGFLILMVVAPLLALAGYGQSVPAWQMLEDDYFRWRIGWTVFQAALTCGLTAVLGIPVAWVLARFQFRGRSLVLRLLMLPFVMPTLVAGMGVLALFGAHGLLWAGWQDTPYLLLYGNVFFNLPVLVRAAYQGFLQVPAERLQAARVLGAGTWQRFVSVEWPVLQPWLAGGTCLVFLYCFSGFGLALLLGGSRYTTVEVEIYQLIAYELNIAEASVLVWLVLGVTALAGGLYAWISRRTASGKSIRILQPVSPQGWRQWLLLAAALGILAACCVLPLAAVALQVFGAGESWAVLLEAETLRAAWNTFRFTLSAMILAVILGVFHAWLAKRVVWVRGLTFLPFMVSPVCVAFGILLLYPQWTASLPLLIATYALLAYPFITKDVLAAWDGLPLHYAAAARSMGANPFQTAWFVTIPLLLPALRRGLTLAAATCIGEFAATLFLSRPEWQTLTTLIYYYLGTAGADNHDRAMVLTLFLMLLALLAFLGLDAAEKKNGAV from the coding sequence ATGACACTTCCCCGATTGTCGGCTACTTTTTTGATCGCATTACTGCCCGTCGGTTTTTTGATACTGATGGTGGTCGCGCCTTTGTTGGCATTGGCCGGTTACGGGCAGAGTGTGCCGGCTTGGCAAATGTTGGAAGACGATTATTTCCGTTGGCGGATCGGTTGGACGGTATTTCAGGCAGCCTTAACTTGTGGACTGACGGCAGTTTTGGGAATACCTGTGGCGTGGGTGTTGGCGCGCTTTCAATTTCGCGGGCGCAGCCTGGTTCTACGCTTATTGATGCTGCCTTTTGTGATGCCTACATTAGTGGCGGGTATGGGTGTATTGGCTTTGTTTGGCGCGCATGGTCTTTTATGGGCCGGCTGGCAGGATACGCCTTATTTATTGTTGTATGGCAATGTATTTTTTAATTTGCCGGTATTGGTGCGGGCTGCTTATCAGGGTTTTTTGCAAGTACCGGCAGAAAGGCTGCAAGCCGCGCGCGTACTTGGCGCAGGAACCTGGCAGCGTTTCGTATCGGTGGAGTGGCCGGTGTTGCAACCATGGTTGGCCGGCGGTACCTGCTTGGTTTTCCTCTATTGTTTTTCAGGCTTCGGGCTGGCTTTGTTGTTGGGCGGGAGTCGTTATACCACTGTAGAAGTGGAAATTTACCAGTTGATTGCTTATGAGTTGAATATTGCCGAAGCTTCGGTATTGGTATGGCTGGTGTTGGGGGTGACAGCTTTGGCCGGCGGGTTGTATGCGTGGATTAGCAGGCGTACGGCGTCCGGGAAAAGCATCCGTATATTGCAACCCGTTTCACCTCAAGGTTGGCGCCAGTGGTTGTTATTGGCAGCCGCATTAGGCATTTTGGCGGCTTGCTGCGTATTACCTTTGGCTGCCGTTGCTTTACAAGTATTCGGTGCTGGAGAATCGTGGGCGGTTTTATTGGAGGCTGAAACCTTACGTGCAGCATGGAATACCTTCCGCTTTACCCTTTCAGCCATGATATTGGCTGTAATATTGGGAGTGTTTCATGCTTGGTTGGCTAAAAGAGTCGTATGGGTGCGTGGCCTGACGTTTTTGCCTTTTATGGTATCGCCTGTTTGTGTGGCGTTCGGTATTTTGCTGCTGTATCCGCAGTGGACCGCTTCCTTACCGTTGTTGATCGCTACTTATGCTTTATTGGCTTATCCCTTTATCACTAAAGACGTTTTAGCCGCTTGGGACGGATTGCCGCTTCATTATGCCGCAGCCGCGCGAAGCATGGGGGCGAATCCGTTTCAGACGGCCTGGTTTGTTACTATTCCGCTACTGTTACCTGCTTTGCGCCGGGGACTGACTTTGGCGGCGGCTACCTGCATCGGAGAATTTGCCGCCACCTTGTTTCTCTCTCGCCCGGAATGGCAAACCCTTACAACGCTTATCTACTATTACTTAGGTACGGCAGGGGCGGATAATCATGACCGTGCGATGGTATTAACCTTATTCTTAATGCTTTTGGCATTGTTGGCATTTTTAGGCTTGGATGCGGCAGAAAAAAAGAATGGGGCCGTCTGA
- a CDS encoding alanine/glycine:cation symporter family protein, with protein sequence MEQFHELINDLNGPLWNGLVYLLIGVGLFFTFATGIVQIRLFGRSIKEMLGGRSAGGDKGGITPFQAFVTGLASRVGVGNIAGVAIAVSVGGPGAVFWMWITALIGMSSAFAESSLAQLFKIRDPQTGQFRGGPAYYITQGMKQHWLGIVFAFSLILAFGFVFNAVQANSIVAATEAAWGWNKHLVGVGLVILTAPIIFGGIRRVSKVAETVVPVMALLYLIMAVYVIITNISAVPAVISLIFSKAFDFQAAAGGFLGAAAAQAMMLGIKRGLFSNEAGMGSAPNAAAAADVKHPVSQGMIQMLGVFVDTMIVCSCTAFILLLSDVHGTSELSGVQLTQAAIVSHVGAWGADFLAVLLFLFAFSSIIGNYAYAESNMQFIKNGKMTLAVFRMIVLTMVYFGSVNSVPLVWDMADLSMGIMAVINLVAILALSPLVFLLLKDYTAKLKMGKEPEFKLSEHPGLKRKIKSDIW encoded by the coding sequence ATGGAACAATTTCACGAACTTATCAATGACCTGAACGGCCCGCTGTGGAACGGTCTGGTATATCTGCTGATCGGTGTCGGCCTATTTTTTACCTTTGCAACAGGTATCGTCCAAATCCGCCTGTTCGGCCGCAGTATTAAAGAAATGCTCGGCGGTCGTTCGGCGGGGGGAGACAAAGGCGGTATCACCCCGTTTCAAGCCTTCGTAACAGGCTTGGCCAGCCGCGTAGGCGTCGGCAATATCGCCGGTGTTGCGATTGCCGTTTCAGTCGGCGGTCCGGGTGCCGTTTTCTGGATGTGGATTACCGCACTTATCGGTATGAGTTCCGCATTCGCAGAATCTTCGTTGGCCCAGCTGTTTAAAATACGTGATCCGCAAACCGGCCAGTTCCGCGGCGGCCCGGCATATTATATTACCCAAGGTATGAAGCAGCACTGGTTGGGCATCGTTTTCGCATTCAGCCTGATCTTGGCGTTCGGCTTTGTTTTCAATGCCGTACAGGCCAACTCTATCGTCGCCGCCACCGAAGCTGCATGGGGCTGGAACAAACATTTGGTCGGTGTTGGCTTAGTGATTTTGACCGCTCCGATTATTTTCGGCGGTATCCGTCGTGTTTCCAAAGTCGCGGAAACCGTGGTACCTGTCATGGCTCTGCTATATTTGATTATGGCGGTTTATGTGATTATTACCAACATATCGGCCGTACCTGCTGTAATCAGCCTGATTTTCTCAAAAGCATTTGATTTCCAAGCGGCAGCAGGCGGCTTTTTAGGGGCGGCGGCGGCGCAAGCCATGATGTTGGGGATTAAACGCGGCCTGTTTTCAAACGAAGCCGGTATGGGCTCGGCACCGAATGCGGCAGCGGCGGCAGATGTCAAACATCCGGTATCCCAAGGTATGATCCAAATGCTGGGCGTGTTTGTGGATACCATGATCGTATGCTCATGTACTGCGTTTATCCTGCTGCTTTCCGATGTACACGGCACCAGCGAACTGAGCGGCGTACAGCTAACCCAAGCCGCTATCGTCAGCCATGTAGGGGCATGGGGAGCAGACTTCTTGGCGGTTTTACTGTTCTTATTCGCCTTTTCTTCTATTATCGGCAACTATGCTTATGCCGAATCCAATATGCAATTCATTAAAAACGGCAAAATGACTTTGGCCGTCTTCCGCATGATTGTATTGACAATGGTATATTTCGGCTCGGTAAACAGCGTACCTTTGGTATGGGATATGGCCGACCTCAGCATGGGTATCATGGCCGTTATTAACTTGGTTGCCATTTTGGCACTTTCACCCTTGGTATTCCTCTTGTTGAAAGACTACACGGCTAAGCTGAAAATGGGTAAAGAGCCGGAATTCAAATTATCCGAACACCCCGGTTTGAAACGCAAAATCAAATCGGATATTTGGTAA